The genomic stretch ACTTTTGCAAAATTAGCGTAAAAAGGTGATTTTTCACAATTGGATATTCATTTACAACAAGCTATATCACCAATAGTGATGATTCGAAAATCCATTTTCCACCTTGTGTTGGTTCGGTGATAATTGGTACATCTGTTCTTTAATGTATGGACACAAATACCTTTATAATATGGAGAAACTTAGAAAACCGTGTCATATAGGAGCGGTGAGCTTCATGGCAATATGATCCTTATGAACCCATTGTTCGCTGATGGCAATTTTGACCCAATTGTTTTCAACAGCATAAGTAAAAACCTCTTCGCCCTTTTTAACAGAAGCAACCACCTGGTAATTAGTTCCCGGGCCGGATCTAACGTTAAGCACATTGGCGTTAATGCTTGCCTGCCCTAACAAAAGACCAAAGCTTTTAGCCACCCATTTGCCCGCCGGGTCAACTTTTAGCCATGTATCCGAAACTTCATAAACCGGTAGCACCGATCCGTTATGGATCATTCCAACCTGTGTGTGGTTTGTTCCCGGCCCGGTTCGCATATTCAGGTTGCTGGCAGTTACGTGGTAATAAAACCTGACTGGAATGGCTGGCTTATCAGCTACTGCAGCACCGCCTCTCAATTCAGTTAGCTTAGAGAGAATCAATGGGATGAAGTATTTCACTGCAGCTTCTTCTTTGTTTCCCCCGAAAAAAGCAGTTCCGGGGCAGGATTTGGTTACACCTGTTCCGCCGGTGCGTTGGCTGGTGTTCAGGTCAAACCAGTGGTGATAAACAATTGTATCAACTGTGGGATTGAGCCGAAACTTTTGGCAAAGTGCTGCATTGATTAGAATAATTGTATTACGATGTGCTTCGGTCATTGTGTCCTGCCCGGCATCGAAGTTGCCCAGATGCTCTATACAAATTCCGCGTGCATTGTGTCCTTTTATGCCTACAGGAACGGATTGCAATTGCCTTCCGGTGGCAATGGTTCCGTCAGGGAATGTGGTGAAGTTTTGGGCAATATCACTCCATCCGTTGTGGCCAACATGATAATCACGCATGGCTTTCAAACGGTCGAAGTGGTTCTTGCCATTAAAATGACTGTAAGCTGGAATGTAGGTATGATGGTTCTGTATGATATTGATCACACGGCTCACATCTTGTGTATTGAGCCAATCGGTGAACTCATGAGCTTCCATCAAAGTAAATCCGGATTCTGTTTTCATACTCATTAGGGTTTGGGTAATTGATTTTTTAAAAGAATGTTTAAGTATTTTATTTAAAAACACTATATAATAACCCCCTTATAGCAGAAAAGTTAATGGAAAGAGTAATTGAATCCGGCACCGCCCTAAAAAGAGTGGTTTTTGGTCAGAAAATTTTTTGAATGAGTTCAACGAGCCTGGCAGCATATCCCATTTCATTATCATACCATGCCACCACTTTCACAAGCTTGTTTTTATCGCCCAACACAGCGGTAAGGCCTGCATCAAAAACAGCCGAATGAGTATTTCCGATCACATCAACGGATACAATCGGGTCTTCGGTATATTGTAGAATATTTGGATAACGGGTTTTAGCCGCCTCTTTAAATGCTGCGTTGATCTCAGCAATGCTGGTTGATTCTTTTACGGTGCATGTAAAATCGGTAAGAGATCCATCAGGAACCGGAACCCTGATGCCGGCGCCACCCAGGTTATTTTTTAAATGCGGAAATATTTTTGTGGCAGCTTTGGCTGCACCAGTAGTTGTTGGAATAATTGAATAGGCTGCTGCCCGTCCCCGCCGCCAGTCTTTGTGTGGGGCATCAATCAGGTTCTGATCGCGTGTATAGCTGTGAACTGTGGTAATGAAACCCTTTTCAATTTTCCAGTTTTCGTCAATGATCTGGATCAATGGGGCTACACAGTTAGTGGTACAGGATGCATTTGAAATTACCAGGTCGCTCTTATCTATGATATGGTCATTGATTCCAAGCACAATGTATTTCACATGTTCTGATTCGTTTTTTGCCGGCGCTGAGATAATTACTTTTTTTGCTCCTGCCTTGATGTGCTGCATGGCATCCGGAAGGTTGGTGAAGTTGCCGGTTGATTCGATCACAACATCTACATCGCAACTGTTCCAAGGAATTTTTGCAGGATCAGGTTCACTGAATACAATTATCCGGTTCCCATTAATAATAAGGTAGTCATCTTCGGCAGAAACGCTTTGAGGAAACAATCCATGCACTGAATCATATTTCAGCAAATGAGCAAGGTTATCGGCCTGGGTCAGATCGTTCACTGCTACGAGTTCCATTTGATCATTGTTCACCATTGCCCGGCAGGTAATCCGGCCAATTCTGCCAAAACCATTGATAGCCACACGAATTTTTCTCATAAGACAGCATGTTAAATTTTCATAAAACAGAATCCTTGACAAAAGTAGTGATTTGATTTTGGGGAAAGGTTTAACAAAGAATTCTTAATTTTGCCTTTTTACAATCATTCACTATTAATTAATTGATTTTTAAGATGGAAAAAGTTCAAAGTTACATTCAAAGCAACAAGGAGAGGTTTTTAGAAGAGTTGTTTGCCCTGATCAGAATACCCTCTGTCAGTTCAATCGCCGACCATAAACCCGACATGCACAAAGCAGCCGAATATTGGAAACAAACTATCCTGAAGGCCGGAGCCGACAAAGCGGAAATTTTTCAAACACCCGGCAATCCAGTCGTTTACGGCGAGAAAATAATTGACCCTAAACTTCCAACCGTGCTGGTGTATGCTCATTATGATGTAATGCCTGTTGACCCGATCGAAAAATGGATTACACCACCGTTTGAACCTCAGGTACGTGATGGAAAAATATACGCCCGTGGTGCTGACGATGATAAAGGACAAGGCTTCATCCATGCAAAGGCATTTGAAGCAATGGTTAAAACCGATTCACTGCCTTGCAATGTAAAATTTATGATAGAAGGTGAAGAGGAAATTGGTTCGCCCAATCTTGGAAAATTTTGCGAAGAACATAAAGAGATGCTCGCTTCTGACATTATATTGGTTTCTGACACCAGTATGATAGCAAAAGACATCCCATCAATTACAAGCGGGTTGCGTGGGTTGAGTTATGTTGAAGTAGAAGTTACTGGCCCAGGTCATGATTTGCATTCGGGTTTGTTTGGTGGCGCAGTTGCGAACCCAGCCAATATCCTGGCTAAAATGATTGCCTCGCTTCATGATGAAAATAACCATATTACCATTCCTGGATTTTACGACGATGTAGAAGATGTCAGTCTGGAAGAAAGGGCGGAAATGGGCAAAGCGCCTTTCAACCTCGAAAATTATAAACAAGCTCTCAAACTTAAGGAAATCTGGGGTGAAGATGGCTACACCAGCAATGAACGCACTGGCATCCGCCCTACTCTTGATGTGAATGGTATATGGAGTGGTTACACCGGTGAAGGAGCAAAAACAGTTTTGCCTTCCAAAGCCTACGCAAAAATCTCAATGCGTTTGGTTCCTCATCAAAATCACCTAAAAATTACCGAACTTTTTTCCAAACATTTCAAAGCGATTGCACCTCCTTATGTAACTGTTGAAGTAAAAGCGCTTCACGGTGGACAAGGTTATGTTTCACCTACCAATACCCCGGCCTATAAAGCAGCCAGCAAAGCGTATGAAACCACTTTTGGCAAGAAGCCAGTACCGGTACGAAGTGGTGGAAGCATTCCTATTATTTCAACCTTTGAACAAGTATTAGGCAAGAAATCCATATTGATGGGATTTGGACTTGAGTCTGATGCCATTCACTCGCCCAATGAAAACTATCCGGTAGAGATGTTCTATAAAGGAATTGAAACCATTCCTTATTTTTACAAGTATTACACTGAAATGCTTAAACAATAAAACCTTTAGATACCATTGAAAAAAGGCTGGCCGCAATGGCCAGCCTTTTTTATTTCAAAACGCTATCGGCATTTATTGTACCAATGCTTTAAATTCAGGGTTCTCAAAGAACTTGAGGAATTCGCGATCATTCCTGGCAACAGTCTTCAATGCCGGATCAAGTGATATGGCCTTGCTGAGATTGCTGATCATTGCCTGTGCATCGTTGGTGCGGGCAGCAATAACTGCAAGCAGGTATGATGTTTCGGCTTTTTCGGGAGCGCATTTTGCATTCTGGTTCGCACCTGCAATATTGCCCGACAATAACTGAGCGAGGGCTACATTATGGTTACAGGTTTTGT from Bacteroidales bacterium encodes the following:
- a CDS encoding SH3 domain-containing protein, yielding MKTESGFTLMEAHEFTDWLNTQDVSRVINIIQNHHTYIPAYSHFNGKNHFDRLKAMRDYHVGHNGWSDIAQNFTTFPDGTIATGRQLQSVPVGIKGHNARGICIEHLGNFDAGQDTMTEAHRNTIILINAALCQKFRLNPTVDTIVYHHWFDLNTSQRTGGTGVTKSCPGTAFFGGNKEEAAVKYFIPLILSKLTELRGGAAVADKPAIPVRFYYHVTASNLNMRTGPGTNHTQVGMIHNGSVLPVYEVSDTWLKVDPAGKWVAKSFGLLLGQASINANVLNVRSGPGTNYQVVASVKKGEEVFTYAVENNWVKIAISEQWVHKDHIAMKLTAPI
- the gap gene encoding type I glyceraldehyde-3-phosphate dehydrogenase; its protein translation is MRKIRVAINGFGRIGRITCRAMVNNDQMELVAVNDLTQADNLAHLLKYDSVHGLFPQSVSAEDDYLIINGNRIIVFSEPDPAKIPWNSCDVDVVIESTGNFTNLPDAMQHIKAGAKKVIISAPAKNESEHVKYIVLGINDHIIDKSDLVISNASCTTNCVAPLIQIIDENWKIEKGFITTVHSYTRDQNLIDAPHKDWRRGRAAAYSIIPTTTGAAKAATKIFPHLKNNLGGAGIRVPVPDGSLTDFTCTVKESTSIAEINAAFKEAAKTRYPNILQYTEDPIVSVDVIGNTHSAVFDAGLTAVLGDKNKLVKVVAWYDNEMGYAARLVELIQKIF
- a CDS encoding dipeptidase, with the translated sequence MEKVQSYIQSNKERFLEELFALIRIPSVSSIADHKPDMHKAAEYWKQTILKAGADKAEIFQTPGNPVVYGEKIIDPKLPTVLVYAHYDVMPVDPIEKWITPPFEPQVRDGKIYARGADDDKGQGFIHAKAFEAMVKTDSLPCNVKFMIEGEEEIGSPNLGKFCEEHKEMLASDIILVSDTSMIAKDIPSITSGLRGLSYVEVEVTGPGHDLHSGLFGGAVANPANILAKMIASLHDENNHITIPGFYDDVEDVSLEERAEMGKAPFNLENYKQALKLKEIWGEDGYTSNERTGIRPTLDVNGIWSGYTGEGAKTVLPSKAYAKISMRLVPHQNHLKITELFSKHFKAIAPPYVTVEVKALHGGQGYVSPTNTPAYKAASKAYETTFGKKPVPVRSGGSIPIISTFEQVLGKKSILMGFGLESDAIHSPNENYPVEMFYKGIETIPYFYKYYTEMLKQ